The Bdellovibrio bacteriovorus W nucleotide sequence AACTTTCGCCATTGTCTTGAGTGCTCCAAAGGCAAAACTGCGCAATCGCAGAAGCTGCCACATCCACCGGCACTAGAGGTAATCGCCCCTGCTCTTTTCCTGGAAGAGGTAAAACAGTCGGGAACTTTTCTAAAACTGTTTTCATTTTTTTGAAGGCGTCTAAAGCCGCATAGGGACCATCAAGACGGTCAACTTCACCACGCAAAGTGTCTCCAACCAGAACTCCTAAGCGAAGATTGATTTTTTTAAAATCTGCACTCCAGTTTTTAAGAAGCTCCTCGCCGTTAGCTTTAGAAAGTGAATAGGCGTCAGGAAAGGCTTTTGTCAGTTGCAAATCGTAAGGCTTTACTAAGCGCAAAGGAGAATTGATTGCGGCAGCGACGGTGCTGGTATTCAGAAAGGTTTTAACTTTAATATGTGTTGCTATTTTTAGAGCTGTTCCGAGAGCGTTGACGTTATGTTGATTACAATCCACTTCGCTGGCTTCTAAATCATAAAGCCCTGCCATGTGCAGGAAGAGATCGTATTTTCGTTCTTTCAACTTTTCTAAATCAAGCCCACCATCCCAAAGAGTGAGATCCCCTTGCACCTCAGATCCTGGCTTGCGGGAAATAACATCCACCTCAAAGTGCTCTTGCAAAAGAGGCACAGTGAACTTTCCGACAAATCCGGTTCCTCCAGAAACTAGGATCTTTCTTTTGGGCATTTTGTCTCCTCTACTGCCTTACCATTAAAGGCAAAGCTCGATGAATA carries:
- a CDS encoding putative dehydrogenase (COG3320 Putative dehydrogenase domain of multifunctional non-ribosomal peptide synthetases and related enzymes); translation: MPKRKILVSGGTGFVGKFTVPLLQEHFEVDVISRKPGSEVQGDLTLWDGGLDLEKLKERKYDLFLHMAGLYDLEASEVDCNQHNVNALGTALKIATHIKVKTFLNTSTVAAAINSPLRLVKPYDLQLTKAFPDAYSLSKANGEELLKNWSADFKKINLRLGVLVGDTLRGEVDRLDGPYAALDAFKKMKTVLEKFPTVLPLPGKEQGRLPLVPVDVAASAIAQFCLWSTQDNGESYQSFHLTPNEGASVSELYEWILRGLNISHKGIRLVDVLGESLLISMTHSLAGLPKEQLYYLLNFPIYDSSETEKVLGKDWCPEFSTYQETLWRGYEAFISNRRD